A region of the Arenibacter antarcticus genome:
AATCAATACTACGGATCGTATAATGCAAATGAAATATAGGGTCTCCTTTTCCTGAATCTCTTATTTAGGATGAAACTATCTTAAATAAGAAATAATATGTATCTTTATAATAGCTCGAAATTTTTCAGATGTACCAATGCTTATGCATTTCCATCTTAAATAAAGTCACACTCATTAGGATGGCCTCTATTTAAGGTTAGAAACTTCCATTTTTTAAGGAGAACACATATAAAGAATATCCATGAAAGCAGCGAAATAATACAATCGCCCCATCAACCACAAGGTTTCTAAAAATAAGATCCCCGATTAAGTTCAATTTTCCCGCCAAGAACCACCGGGAAAAATGAACTTAAGTCTCATAAAATACATTCGTACTAATACAAAGGAAAAACACAATACTATGAACAACGACCCTTATAAAGTAAAAAAGAAATTATCCCTAGCAGGAAAATCGCTCGGTTACCACAGCCTTACCGAACTGAAGGACAAAGGGTATGGAATAGACAAGCTACCTTTCTCTATTCGTATACTTTTGGAAAATGTACTGCGAAATTACGACGGATTCGCCATAACCAAGGAAAACATTGAGACCTTGCTCCACTGGCAACCTAAAGGCTCCGACAAAGACATTCCATTTAAACCTGCCAGGGTTTTGATGCAAGACTTCACCGGAGTACCAGCCGTGGTAGATATCGCCGCCCTTCGTGCGGAAGTAGCCCGCAAAGGCAAGAATCCGGATTCGATCAATCCGTTGGTCCCTGTAGATCTAGTGATAGACCATTCTGTTCAAGTCGATTATTTTGGAACCAATTATTCCTACGAGCGCAATATGGAAAAGGAATATGAGCGGAATAAGGAACGTTATCAATTCTTAAAATGGGCCCAAAAGTCGTTCGACAATTTTAGTGTAGTGCCCCCGGGCATGGGAATTTGCCATCAGGTGAATTTGGAATACTTCTCCAAAGGGGTCATTGAAAGAGACGGGGAGCTATTTCCAGACACCCTGGTCGGTACTGATAGTCACACTCCCATGGTGAACGGTATTGGTGTTGTAGCTTGGGGTGTTGGCGGTATAGAAGCGGAAGCCGCCATTCTGGGTCAACCCATTTATTTTATCACCCCAGAGGTCATTGGTCTTAAACTTACCGGAAAGCTACCCTTAGGCTCCACGGCGACAGATCTAGTATTGACCATTGCTAATTTATTGAGGAAGCAAGGCGTTGTAGGGAAATTTGTGGAGGTATTTGGTTCTGGCTTGGATCATCTTTCCGTACCAGACAGGGCAACGATCGGCAATATGTCTCCCGAGTTTGGATGCACCATCACCTATTTCCCCATAGATGACAAGACCCTAGAATATATGCGCAAAAGCAATCGCTCAGAAGAACATATCGCCCTAGTAGAAAAATATTGTAAGACCAATATGCTTTGGAGGGAAAACGAGGAAAACATAAGGTACAGCGAAGTGGTAGAGCTCGATGTTACTACTATAGAACCAACTGTTGCAGGACCTAAGCGACCTCAAGACAAGATATTGCTACGAGAGTTCAAACCCAAATTCATAGACCTACTGGATAATTCCTTTGAACGTGAATATATTGAGCAGAAAGACCGTGAAACCCTTACTTCCTTAGCCAGATGGAAGGGAGAAGGAGGCAACCAACCCGAACCCCAATCCCTTCAAAATTTACCTAAAGGAGCTGTTGAAACAAAGGTAAAAAACGGCCTCAAAACAGTTTGGATAAACGAGGGAGATGATAAATTTATGCTTTCCGACGGCTCAGTGGTCATCGCAGCAATTACTTCTTGCACCAATACCTCCAATCCATTTGTTATGATTGGGGCAGGTTTAGTGGCAAAAAAGGCCCGCGAACATGGAATTGATGTAAAACCTTGGGTAAAGACATCCCTTGCCCCAGGCTCCAAGGTGGTTACCGATTATTTAAATAAGGCGGACCTAATGAAGGACCTAGAGGCCTTACAATTCCATTTGGTAGGTTATGGCTGTACTTCCTGTATTGGAAATTCAGGTCCATTGCCACCTGCCATTGCCAAGGCGGTTGACGATCATGATCTGGTAGTCTGCTCGGTACTTTCAGGGAATCGAAATTTTGAGGCTAGGGTACATTCCCAAGTGAAAATGAACTTTTTAATGTCGCCTATGTTGGTAGTGGCCTATGCCATTGCCGGGAGGGTAGATATAGATTTGACCAATGCGCCTATTAGTTACGACAAAAATGGATTGCCAGTATACCTCAAAGATATCTGGCCAACGGACGACGAAATCAATGAGATATTAAGTAGAGTCCTCTCTCCAAAAGATTTTGCCAAAAATTACGGGGAAATATTTGAGGGCAATGAGATATGGAGAAATCTAGAGATCCCAGAAGGAAAACTATACCACTGGGACAAGGATTCCACCTATATTAAGGAAATACCGTTCTTTAAGGATATTTCCAGTGAGGCACCCGCTTTGGAAGATATACAGAATGCCCGTGCCCTATTAGTTTTGGGAGATAGCATTACTACCGATCATATTTCTCCCGCCGGCGCTTTTAACGAACATTCCGCAGCCGGAAAATATCTGATCTCCAAGGGGGTGAAAAAAGAAGAATTCAATTCCTATGGAAGTCGTAGAGGTAATGACGAGGTTATGGTTCGGGGCACTTTTGCCAATGTACGTATAAAGAACAAACTCGCCGACAAGGAGGGGGGATATACCAGCTATCTGCCCACCGAAGAGGAGATGTCGGTCTATGACGCTGCTACTAGATACAAAACAGACAAAACCCCTTTAATAGTTCTTACCGGTAAGGAATACGGAAGTGGTTCTTCTAGGGATTGGGCCGCAAAAGGCACCTTCCTATTGGGAATTAAATCCGTACTGGCCGAAAGCTATGAACGTATCCATCGCAGCAATCTGGTTGGCCTTGGAGTATTGCCATTACAATACAAGGACGGGGATACCGCCGAGAAATTGGGCATCAACGGCACGGAAACATTTACAATAACCGGTATTTCCAACGGAATTACACCTATGAAGGAAGTTAGTGTCATCGCCAAGAACGCAAAAGAGGAAGAAATTAAGTTTGGTGCCGTCGCCAGATTGGATTCACTCATCGAGATAGAGTACTATCGTCATGGAGGCATCCTTCAATATGTATTACGACAATTTTTGGAAAACGAAAAAAAATAAAGTTTCTGGGTATGATTATCCATTATTACTAACCTTAAAAATAAGAGCATTATGAAACGTACAGCAAATGCCGTTTGGAGCGGTTCCCTTAAGGAAGGAGAAGGAAAACTAACTACACAAAGCAAAGTATTAAACAGTTCGAAATACTGTTTTAATTCTCGTTTTGGGGAGGGCAAGAGTACCAATCCGGACGAGTTATTGGCGGCGGCACATGCAGGATGTTTTGCTATGGCATTGAGCAACATCTTGGGAGAAGCGGGATATACCCCAGATTCCCTAGACGTTACCGCAACCGTAACCATGGATGTCAACAAACTGGAACTTACCGGATCCCATTTAAAGCTCAAAGCTAAAATTCCAAATATTAATCAGGCAAAATTTGAGGAATGTGCCAATACCGCCAAGGACAATTGTCCGGTAAGCAAGGCGCTGAGCTTGGGTATTACTATGGATGCCGTACTTGAGTGAGGATAAGTAATCATTAAAAAATAAAAATCATGTACAACGAATCCCTGTTTCCAAAAACAACAAGAGAACTTTTGGATAAAAAAGCTGCTTTGGCCCCCGATAATTTAGAAGCATGGCGCAATTTTAGTAAAACGGTGTTTAAGGCAGGTGCTTTGGACGAAAAAACCAAACAGTTAATAGCTATAGCTGTGGCACACGTAACACAATGTCCATATTGCATACGGTCACATACCTCCCAGGCCATGAGAAAAGGCGCTGCAAAAGAAGAGATTATGGAGGCTATCTGGGTCGCCTCAGAGATGCGGGCTGGGGCCGCTTATGCACACGCCACCTTGGCCATGGATGAAATGGAAAAACAACATTAAACGATATGGCATATGTCCAACGCATAAACTATCAGGCAAAAGCAACTGAGGCTCTTAAGGGGATGATGGAACTGGAAAAATATGTGGCAGATTCCAATTTGGAACGTCCACTTTATGAACTGATAAAAATTAGGGCTTCCCAAGTAAATGGTTGTGCTTACTGTATAGATATGCACAGCAAGGATGCTCGTAAGGCCGGGGAAACCGAGCAAAGAATCTATGCCCTATCAGCTTGGAAGGAAACTCCTTTTTATACTGGCCGTGAAAGGGCAGCCCTGAACTGGACAGAGGCTTTAACCCTAATCCCTGAAAATGAGGTTTCGGATGAACTGTATGACTCTGTATGCGAACATTTTAATGAAATGGAACTGGTTGCCCTTACGATGGGAATAATCGCCATCAATGGATGGAACCGATTGGCCATTGGGTTTCGAACTGCCCCAGGAACGTATCAACCTTAAAAAAATAAACCTCCACGTATAACATGGAAATCATTTCGAAAATAGCTATTATAACTGGCGCTAGTCGGGGTGTTGGAGCTGCTATTTCCGCTGTTTTGACGACCAAAGGTGCCACGGTGTATGGACTGGCACGAAGCAAGGACGATTTACTATCACTACAAGCAAAATGTGGTGAATATTTTATTCCCGTGCCTATAGACATTACGGACCAAAAAGCTATTTATGCATGGGTAGCGAACACTTTCACAGACCAACATTCCCCAGACATCCTCATCAACAA
Encoded here:
- a CDS encoding carboxymuconolactone decarboxylase family protein translates to MYNESLFPKTTRELLDKKAALAPDNLEAWRNFSKTVFKAGALDEKTKQLIAIAVAHVTQCPYCIRSHTSQAMRKGAAKEEIMEAIWVASEMRAGAAYAHATLAMDEMEKQH
- the acnA gene encoding aconitate hydratase AcnA, yielding MNNDPYKVKKKLSLAGKSLGYHSLTELKDKGYGIDKLPFSIRILLENVLRNYDGFAITKENIETLLHWQPKGSDKDIPFKPARVLMQDFTGVPAVVDIAALRAEVARKGKNPDSINPLVPVDLVIDHSVQVDYFGTNYSYERNMEKEYERNKERYQFLKWAQKSFDNFSVVPPGMGICHQVNLEYFSKGVIERDGELFPDTLVGTDSHTPMVNGIGVVAWGVGGIEAEAAILGQPIYFITPEVIGLKLTGKLPLGSTATDLVLTIANLLRKQGVVGKFVEVFGSGLDHLSVPDRATIGNMSPEFGCTITYFPIDDKTLEYMRKSNRSEEHIALVEKYCKTNMLWRENEENIRYSEVVELDVTTIEPTVAGPKRPQDKILLREFKPKFIDLLDNSFEREYIEQKDRETLTSLARWKGEGGNQPEPQSLQNLPKGAVETKVKNGLKTVWINEGDDKFMLSDGSVVIAAITSCTNTSNPFVMIGAGLVAKKAREHGIDVKPWVKTSLAPGSKVVTDYLNKADLMKDLEALQFHLVGYGCTSCIGNSGPLPPAIAKAVDDHDLVVCSVLSGNRNFEARVHSQVKMNFLMSPMLVVAYAIAGRVDIDLTNAPISYDKNGLPVYLKDIWPTDDEINEILSRVLSPKDFAKNYGEIFEGNEIWRNLEIPEGKLYHWDKDSTYIKEIPFFKDISSEAPALEDIQNARALLVLGDSITTDHISPAGAFNEHSAAGKYLISKGVKKEEFNSYGSRRGNDEVMVRGTFANVRIKNKLADKEGGYTSYLPTEEEMSVYDAATRYKTDKTPLIVLTGKEYGSGSSRDWAAKGTFLLGIKSVLAESYERIHRSNLVGLGVLPLQYKDGDTAEKLGINGTETFTITGISNGITPMKEVSVIAKNAKEEEIKFGAVARLDSLIEIEYYRHGGILQYVLRQFLENEKK
- a CDS encoding OsmC family protein; this encodes MKRTANAVWSGSLKEGEGKLTTQSKVLNSSKYCFNSRFGEGKSTNPDELLAAAHAGCFAMALSNILGEAGYTPDSLDVTATVTMDVNKLELTGSHLKLKAKIPNINQAKFEECANTAKDNCPVSKALSLGITMDAVLE
- a CDS encoding carboxymuconolactone decarboxylase family protein, whose amino-acid sequence is MAYVQRINYQAKATEALKGMMELEKYVADSNLERPLYELIKIRASQVNGCAYCIDMHSKDARKAGETEQRIYALSAWKETPFYTGRERAALNWTEALTLIPENEVSDELYDSVCEHFNEMELVALTMGIIAINGWNRLAIGFRTAPGTYQP